The bacterium genome has a segment encoding these proteins:
- a CDS encoding radical SAM protein — translation MAGLRPKNFTSSDDFCQRSLARALRRVNELHFQVTSACNLSCRYCYAKAVQSKPGAEQLMDISVLRQGVDTIFSSSSSAAISVIFHGGEPLLLDPSFYAEACEYTTARATARGGKVSFGLQSNLTLISDEHLSIFREFGVSLGTSLDGPAHIHNQMRGDHAATMRGIEKARAAGLFSGPICVIGLHNYDRMAEVMEFLREIGVTSFLANVGASVGKGSSMSPLPAEAIFTAFRDVCTATQESDFTIVEKRLAQKIDRFLKRCFSKEPGQLTCDTPFCHAGLTMVAIDLAGEIYPCGCAGTGEKFARYSMGNVARLTAPFELDALVAFHAKNAKYETVCQNCRARFLCEHGCPAFDLQDSAFSANVCKANLRLHDHFINHMEVLDSWRKFLAVGGGI, via the coding sequence ATGGCCGGACTACGCCCAAAGAATTTCACATCCTCAGACGATTTCTGTCAGCGGTCACTAGCCCGAGCGCTGCGGCGCGTAAACGAACTCCATTTTCAGGTGACATCAGCCTGCAATCTCTCCTGCCGTTATTGCTATGCAAAAGCCGTCCAATCAAAGCCTGGTGCTGAACAATTAATGGATATTTCGGTCCTGCGCCAGGGCGTTGATACCATCTTTTCTTCGTCGAGTTCTGCGGCGATTTCCGTGATTTTCCACGGAGGCGAGCCACTGCTGCTGGATCCCAGTTTCTATGCCGAAGCTTGCGAATACACTACTGCACGAGCAACTGCTCGCGGTGGGAAAGTGTCTTTCGGACTGCAGAGTAATCTAACGCTGATATCGGATGAGCATCTTTCCATTTTCCGCGAATTCGGTGTCAGCCTAGGCACATCTTTGGACGGTCCGGCCCACATACACAACCAGATGCGCGGAGATCATGCCGCAACCATGAGGGGCATCGAGAAGGCGCGAGCGGCTGGCCTATTTAGCGGTCCAATTTGCGTTATAGGTTTGCATAATTACGACCGTATGGCGGAAGTCATGGAGTTTCTGCGCGAAATTGGAGTAACTTCATTCTTGGCCAACGTTGGTGCTTCCGTCGGTAAAGGTTCGTCTATGAGCCCGCTGCCTGCCGAAGCGATTTTCACAGCATTTCGTGACGTGTGCACGGCAACCCAGGAATCAGATTTTACGATTGTCGAGAAGCGGTTGGCGCAAAAAATTGATCGCTTCCTTAAGCGCTGCTTTTCAAAAGAACCTGGCCAGTTGACATGCGATACGCCCTTTTGTCATGCCGGACTGACCATGGTCGCGATCGACCTTGCTGGAGAAATCTATCCTTGCGGTTGTGCAGGTACAGGTGAGAAGTTTGCCCGCTACAGCATGGGAAATGTTGCACGGCTGACGGCACCATTCGAACTTGATGCCTTGGTGGCCTTTCACGCGAAAAATGCAAAATACGAAACGGTGTGCCAAAATTGTAGAGCCCGTTTTCTCTGTGAGCACGGATGCCCGGCCTTCGATCTTCAGGACTCCGCCTTCTCCGCAAACGTCTGTAAAGCCAATCTGAGACTGCACGATCATTTCATCAATCACATGGAGGTTCTTGATTCCTGGCGGAAGTTTCTCGCCGTCGGGGGAGGTATATGA